The DNA sequence CCTCGGGCGAGGGGGCCGGTGTCATGGGGTGGGTCTCCTTCCGCGCGGCCGGCGGGGTGGGGCGGGGACCTGGGGGTGCGGCGCCCTGGGAGTGCGGGGACGCGGAGGTGCGGGGATCAGGCCCGGCGGTAGACCGGCGGCCGTTTCTCCGCGAAGGCTTTCGAGCCCTCTTTCGCGTCGGCGGTGTCGAAGATCGGCCAGCCGCGGCTCAGTTCCGACGTCAGGCCGTCGGCCTCGGTCATCTCGGCGGTCTCGTAGACGGACGCCTTGACCGCCTCGACGGCGAGCGGCCCGTTGGCGTTGATCAGCTCGGCGATCTCCAGGGCCTTCTCCAGCGCCGTGCCGTCCGGGACGACATGGCCGATCAGCCCGATCCGCGCCGCCTCCTCCGCCGGATAGGGACGCCCCGTCAGCAGCATCTCCAGGGCGTGGGTGCGGGGCAGCTGGCGGGCCAGCCGCACGGTGGAGCCGCCGATGGGGAACAGCCCGCGCCGGACCTCGAAGAGCCCGAAGGTGGCGCCGCGGCCCGCGACCCGGATGTCGGTGCCCTGAAGGATCTCGGTGCCGCCCGCGACACAGGGGCCCTCGACGGCGGCGATCACCGGTTTGCGCGGCCGGTGGTGGCGCAGCATCGCCTTCCAGTGCAGATCGGGGTCGGCTTCGAGGCGGGCGCGGAGATGCTGTCCGTCCAGCCGGCCGCCGCCCGCGAGCGCCTTGAGGTCCATTCCGGCGCAGAAGGCGCCGCCGGCGCCGGTGAGCACCACCGACCGTACGGCGTCGTCCTCGTCGGCCTCGGTCCAGCCGTCGTACAGCCCGACCAGCATCGGCAGCGAGAGCGCGTTCCTGGCCTCGGGCCGGTTCAGGGTGAGCACCAAGGTCGCGCCGACGCGCTCGGCGATGAGGTGTTCGGTCCCGCTCGTCACGGCATCCTCCCGTCTCGACGAGAACAGGTTGCAGCAGCCGTGGGCCGACTTCAAGAGAAACCTGATGGGCAGTCAGATTTTCTGGCCGTGGGCCTTCCCACCTCATCCGCGCGCGGCTCTAATGAGCGCCGAGCCCGCCGGATCGAGGGATCAGGAGGAGCCGTGGAGTACAACCTTGCCGACCTGTTCGAGTCGATCGTCGACACGGTGCCCGGCAGAGAGGCGCTGGTGTACCTCGACCACCCCGGGACCGGGGCCGAGCGGCGGCTGACCTACGCCCAGCTCGACGCGGCCGCCAACCGGCTCGCACACCATCTGCGGGACAGCGGGGTCGCCCCGGGCGAGCATGTCGGGCTGCATCTGTGCAACGGCGTCGAGTACCTCCAGACGGCCCTGGCCTGTCTGAAGATCCGGGCCGTGCCGGTGAACGTCAACTACCGCTATGTGGAAGACGAGCTGGTCTACCTCTACCGCGACGCGGACCTGGCCGCCCTGGTCTACGACGCCGAGTTCGGCGAGCGGGTGGCGGCCGCGCTGCCGCGCGCCGGCTCCTTGCGCCATCTGGTGCGGGTCGGCACCGGCGACGGTCCCCCTGGGGCGGTGGCGTTCACCGAGGCCGAGGCGTCCGGGCCGCCCGAGCGCGGCTTCCCGGCGCGATCCGCCGACGACCGGTTCATCATCTACACCGGCGGCACCACCGGGATGCCCAAGGGCGTGCTGTGGCGGCAGGAGGACCTCTTCTTCGCCGGGCTGGGCGGCGGCGCGCCGACCGGTGTGCCCGTCGGGCGCCCGGAAGAGCTGGCCGAGCGGGTGGCGGCGGGCGGCGAGGGGCTGGTCTTCTTCCCCACCCCGCCGCTGATGCACGGCACCTCCACCCTGACGGCCTTCATCGCGTTCAACTTCGGCCAGAAGGTGGTCCTGCACCGGAAGTTCGTGCCCGAGGAGGTGCTGAGGACGGTCGAGAGGGAGGAGGTCACCGCCGTGTCGCTGGTCGGCGACGCGATGCTGCGGCCCCTGGTGGACGCCCTGACCGGCCCCCTCAAGGGCACCGACCTCTCCTCGCTGCTCAGCGTCAGCAGCTCGGGCGCGATCCTGTCGGAGACCGTACGCGCCCAGTTCGCCGAACTCGCCCCGCACACCCTGCTGCTCAACAACTTCGGCTCCTCGGAGTCCGGGTTCAACGGCACGGCCACCGCCGACTCCGGCCCCGAGAAGGGCTTCCGGCTGCGGGTCAACGCCCGTACGACGGTGGTGGACCCGGCGACCCGCGCCCCCGCGGCGCCCGGTGAGCCGGGCCGGATCGCCCAGCGCGGCCATGTGCCACTGGGCTACTACAACGATCCGAGGAAATCCGCCGAGACGTTCTTCGAGGCGGACGGGGAGCGCTGGGTGCTGCTCGGCGACATGGCGACCGTCGACGAGGACGGTGTGATCACCGTCCTCGGGCGCGGTTCGCAGTGCATCAACACCGGTGGCGAGAAGGTCTATCCGGAAGAGGTGGAACAGGCCCTGAAGGCCCATCCGGAGGTGTACGACGCACTGGTGGCGGGCGTCCCGGACACCCGCTGGGGCCATCGTGTCGCGGCCGTCGTCCAGCCCCGGGCGGACGCGTCCGGGCTCACCGCCGACGCGGTCCGCGAGCACTGCCGGGAGCGGCTCGCGGGCTACAAGATCCCCCGTACGGTCGTCTTCACCGACCACGTCCGGCGCTCCCCCAGCGGCAAGGCCGACTACCGCTGGGCGCGCGCGGTGGCGCAGGAGGCGGACCCGGGGCCGCGGTCGGCCGGCTGAGCCGTCCGGAAGACCGGGCAGACTAAGCTGACCGGATGATCATTCCTCCGGTGACCCTGGCCGACGGCATCGTCATGCGGCCCGCCGTCCAGACCGACGCCGAGGCGCTCGCGGACGCGTACGTCCGTAACCGTGAGCATCTGGCGCCCACCAGCCCGCACCGCGACGAGAGCTTCTTCACCGCCGAGGGCCAGGACGCCCGGCTGCGGGATGAGCTGGCGCAGTGGGAGGCCGGCCGGCTGGTGCCCTGGGTGCTGGCCGGGGACGGGCGGATCCTGGGGACGGTCACGCTGTCGCAGATCGTCCTCGGCCCGTGGCGCAACGCGAATCTGGGCTACTGGATCGACGCCGGGCACCTCGGGCGCGGGCTGGCCACCCGAGCGGCCCGGTCCGCCTGCCGGGCGGCCGATGAACACCTCGGACTGCACCGGGTGGCGGCGGGCACGCTGACGGATAACGTGGCCTCCCAGCGCGTCCTGCTCGGCAGCGGGTTCACTTGGATCGGCAGGGCGCCCGACTATCTGTACATCGCCGGCGCCTGGCGGGAACATCTGATCTTCCAGCGCATCCTCAACGAGCGTCCCGCGGTGTGACCCGCCGCCTCGGGCCCCGCCCGGCGGTCACACCAGCGGCTGATGCGGGGGCGCCTCCCAGCGGTAGCCGGGCGCGCGGTGCCAGGCGTCCCGAGCACGGCGAGATGTGCCGGCGGGATGTGCCGGACAGGGCCTAGGGCTCCGCGCGCTCGCACACCGACGGCAGCGAGCGGCCCAGCGCCACGGTGTGCAGCGCGTCCAGGTGCCGCCCGTGGATCACGGCGGCGGCCCCGGCGGTGAGCCGTCCCGCGCAGGAGGGGGTCTCGCGCACGGCCGCCGAGTCCGCGATGGCGCGCACGAGTTCGCCGTTGATCCGGTTGATCTCCAGCCGGATCCGCCCGAGGTCGGGGCGTTCGGTGGGCGCCTGGGAGGGGTCGGCGTCCCAGCGGCGGTAGAGACCGCGCTGGACGACCTTGCTGGCCTCGATCTGGTCGCGGAAGATCCTCGCCGTCGCCTCCGGGTCGGCGCCCAGCTCCTCGGCCTGCCGCGCCACCGCGTCCAGCACCTCCCGCTCCCGCGCCGGGTCGTCGATCGGGCTGTCCGTGCCCCACTTCGCGGCGGCGACCTCATCGGCCACCAGCACCCGCTCCGCGGCCAGGTCGACCAGCGGCCGCAGGGAGGCGTGCGCGGGAGCGGGGCCGGCCGGAGCGGCGGTGGCGGCCGTGGCTCCCGTGGCCAGCACGGCGGTGGCCAGCGCGGCGATCAGCGCATGACGCGCGGACAGATGCGGTCGCATGAGCGGGCGTTCCTCTCTCGGCGGTACGGCGGCGGTACGGCGGCCCGGGGCATCGTCCGGGCGGTCCCGGGCGCGCGACGGGCCCTGGCACGATAGGCCGCCGCCCCGGCTCGACGCCACGGGGCCGGTCCCGCTCGACGCCACGGGGCCGGTCCCGCTTGACGCGCGGGACCGGCCCCGTGGCGCGATGGCCGGGATCAGGCTGGCTGTGGCGGCCGGGCGAGCTCGGCCTGGCCGAACAGCAGGGCGTACCCCTCGGGAAGGTGGTCCAGGACGCGGCGCCGCAGCTCGGGGCCTGCCAGCCGGCCGATGACACCCAGGACCGATCCGGCATCCCAGCGGGCGGTCGCCCTGGTGGATCCGGGGATGTGCGCGGCGATGTCCTTGACGAACCCCCAGCCGGTCAGCCGCTCGGAGGCGGGGATCTCGGCGGCGAGCACCCGCGCCGCCCTCCTGGGCAGCGCCCCGGCGAGGGCGACCCGCTCATCGCCGGTGAGCTGACGCCCCAGGGCGGCCAGCACGGTACGGGTCACCTCCTCGGCCCGCTCCCGGGTGGGGTAGAGACCCTCGTACCGCACCGCCTCGATCAGCTCGTCGTACGTCATACCGGGTTCTGGCCGCCCCGGGCGACGCTGCTGGAACATGGCTGTGGTAGCGCCT is a window from the Streptomyces luomodiensis genome containing:
- a CDS encoding crotonase/enoyl-CoA hydratase family protein produces the protein MTSGTEHLIAERVGATLVLTLNRPEARNALSLPMLVGLYDGWTEADEDDAVRSVVLTGAGGAFCAGMDLKALAGGGRLDGQHLRARLEADPDLHWKAMLRHHRPRKPVIAAVEGPCVAGGTEILQGTDIRVAGRGATFGLFEVRRGLFPIGGSTVRLARQLPRTHALEMLLTGRPYPAEEAARIGLIGHVVPDGTALEKALEIAELINANGPLAVEAVKASVYETAEMTEADGLTSELSRGWPIFDTADAKEGSKAFAEKRPPVYRRA
- a CDS encoding acyl-CoA synthetase: MEYNLADLFESIVDTVPGREALVYLDHPGTGAERRLTYAQLDAAANRLAHHLRDSGVAPGEHVGLHLCNGVEYLQTALACLKIRAVPVNVNYRYVEDELVYLYRDADLAALVYDAEFGERVAAALPRAGSLRHLVRVGTGDGPPGAVAFTEAEASGPPERGFPARSADDRFIIYTGGTTGMPKGVLWRQEDLFFAGLGGGAPTGVPVGRPEELAERVAAGGEGLVFFPTPPLMHGTSTLTAFIAFNFGQKVVLHRKFVPEEVLRTVEREEVTAVSLVGDAMLRPLVDALTGPLKGTDLSSLLSVSSSGAILSETVRAQFAELAPHTLLLNNFGSSESGFNGTATADSGPEKGFRLRVNARTTVVDPATRAPAAPGEPGRIAQRGHVPLGYYNDPRKSAETFFEADGERWVLLGDMATVDEDGVITVLGRGSQCINTGGEKVYPEEVEQALKAHPEVYDALVAGVPDTRWGHRVAAVVQPRADASGLTADAVREHCRERLAGYKIPRTVVFTDHVRRSPSGKADYRWARAVAQEADPGPRSAG
- a CDS encoding GNAT family N-acetyltransferase; the protein is MIIPPVTLADGIVMRPAVQTDAEALADAYVRNREHLAPTSPHRDESFFTAEGQDARLRDELAQWEAGRLVPWVLAGDGRILGTVTLSQIVLGPWRNANLGYWIDAGHLGRGLATRAARSACRAADEHLGLHRVAAGTLTDNVASQRVLLGSGFTWIGRAPDYLYIAGAWREHLIFQRILNERPAV
- a CDS encoding chorismate mutase codes for the protein MRPHLSARHALIAALATAVLATGATAATAAPAGPAPAHASLRPLVDLAAERVLVADEVAAAKWGTDSPIDDPAREREVLDAVARQAEELGADPEATARIFRDQIEASKVVQRGLYRRWDADPSQAPTERPDLGRIRLEINRINGELVRAIADSAAVRETPSCAGRLTAGAAAVIHGRHLDALHTVALGRSLPSVCERAEP
- a CDS encoding DUF2267 domain-containing protein, which translates into the protein MFQQRRPGRPEPGMTYDELIEAVRYEGLYPTRERAEEVTRTVLAALGRQLTGDERVALAGALPRRAARVLAAEIPASERLTGWGFVKDIAAHIPGSTRATARWDAGSVLGVIGRLAGPELRRRVLDHLPEGYALLFGQAELARPPQPA